The Sphaerochaeta globosa str. Buddy region TTCCTCCTCTTTCCTCCCTCACCTTCCCGAGAATCTATACAACCGATACCCCCACCGCCCAACTTTCCGAGCAGAGTCAGCTGGATATTATGCTTCTGCCTCTCGATGATGCACCTTGGAGTGAAAAAGGGATGGCTCAAGAGGTTGTGCAAAGCATCAGCGACCTCTCGTATCCAGTACTATTCGTGACCGGTCACATGCAGAATGTCATAGATGTGGTTCGATCGATGGGACAGCACGCTATCCTGGTTGAAGGCGGAGCCATTATTACTACGCTGCCGATCATCAGTTCAAGCAAGAATGGAGCCAGTGTACAGCTCAGTGAGAAGAAAACGCTCAGACTCGCACTAGCCTATCTTCCTGAATATGAAGTGCTCTCCACGTTCGCTTCCGGCGGTGATTGGCAGACAGTGCAGAAACGCGTCACCCAAGCGCGGCTTGATGCGTTGAAAACAATTGTTGGGGAAGGCTCAATAACGGAACCGACAATCATCGGCTCAAGTCTCTTTGAACCCTCACACCAGGATTGGAACACTTTCAGTCCGATTACCTATCGCCAGATCGACTATCTCTGGCCGCTCTCCACTTTCTTGGAGGATGCACAGTTCTACGATGTCTATCGCGCAACGCACTTCTCCAGTGCTACCGATGCAGGGAACACATTCGTCAAGAAAGAACTCAAGGAGCGCATCGACTATCTGTTCAGCCGCAAATTATTGCCGCTCTCATCCTCAATGCTTACCATCGGAGGGGAATCGGTTACCGATGAAAACGGCGTCGCCCGCTACGGACTTGTCGCCTCATTCTTGGTACCCTAGTCTTTGGAGGGTTCGTCCACAACGACAGCTTCAGCCTCAATCGTTTGAGTGCTGGACTGTCGGTTTATTTTTCTGATCCGGTAAGCCCACAGCACCATTGCCAGGCCTGAAGCAATAAGTACCGCCCCTACCAGCTTAAGCAGCATGCTGCCGATCTGCTGGGGAAATACAAACAGCAGAATTGCCACAACCAAGGAAAAGACTCCTTCAGATAGCATCCCTGAAATGATAATGCCGCTCTTTCTCAGCAACAGTGCATCCAAAAACAGGATGATCGATGAGAATATCAGTTCAGCTGCGATTACATACAGCAGTACCGTCCAACTGACGTTTGCTGCCGAAAGCGGCACTATGATGGCAACAACACCCAGGCCAAGACTTATCAGCGCCTTGACGAGCGTCGCAATTTTTGTACGCTTTCCCAGCTGGTACCGATTAAGGGAAAAGAGAGAAAACAGCCCGGAACCTGTCAGGAACAAGCCGAGGATGGAGATGAATATTCTGATGAATGATTCCTGTTGGAACATCAGGTATATGCCGAAAATCATGAGCAACGATCCAAAGACGATCGAAAGCATCAGGTGGCGTTTGAGAAAACTTTCCTGCATAGAACATCTCCTTAGTCCGGTATTGCATTACCGGATGGTTTTTCTTTATGGTACAGACATGCAGAACCCAAGTAAAGGATGACAGAGCATGTACCGCTATCTTTTCTTTGACGCAGACGGAACCTTGTTCGATTTCGAGCAGGCAGAATTCCAAGCTTTCCATCTCATGGCCAAGGAAATGGGCTTGAGCATCCAAAGCAAACACTTTTTGCAGTACAAAGCCTGCAATGCCTCCTGCTGGAAGGAATTCGAACGTGGAGAGCTGACTCTTGAGGAATTGAAAACCAAACGGTTTGAACGCTTTTGTGAAGCAACGCTTTTTCGCTTGGACCCCCATGATGCTTCACAACGGTACCAAAACCATCTGGCAAGGCAGGGAATTTTATTCGCTCACAGCAAGAATATACTTTCCTCGCTTACCCAGCGCGGCTACACACTCTTCATCGCGACCAACGGC contains the following coding sequences:
- a CDS encoding YjjG family noncanonical pyrimidine nucleotidase; the protein is MYRYLFFDADGTLFDFEQAEFQAFHLMAKEMGLSIQSKHFLQYKACNASCWKEFERGELTLEELKTKRFERFCEATLFRLDPHDASQRYQNHLARQGILFAHSKNILSSLTQRGYTLFIATNGIADVQWGRFKQSGITHFFQDIFISEELGYQKPDTRYFSAMLERTHLTDKKQQCLMIGDSLASDIQGALDSGIDALWYNPHNLALPPHLKTTYTVNRLEEILGLLTNPI
- a CDS encoding HdeD family acid-resistance protein, with amino-acid sequence MQESFLKRHLMLSIVFGSLLMIFGIYLMFQQESFIRIFISILGLFLTGSGLFSLFSLNRYQLGKRTKIATLVKALISLGLGVVAIIVPLSAANVSWTVLLYVIAAELIFSSIILFLDALLLRKSGIIISGMLSEGVFSLVVAILLFVFPQQIGSMLLKLVGAVLIASGLAMVLWAYRIRKINRQSSTQTIEAEAVVVDEPSKD